A genome region from Oceanidesulfovibrio indonesiensis includes the following:
- a CDS encoding class I SAM-dependent methyltransferase has translation MLERLHGSRKGMQDQRKRWDEAFAERDFFGPGASPFGQWALSRMRGLTPGTVLDLGTGQGRDALAFADHGLEVTALDYSAPGLRQLADEAERQGMSSMITTLQHDLNEPMPFPDESFGAVYAHMLLCMEFDAVQVSGVLAEVRRVLAPDGLFLFSVRTVQDAQCGMGRHIRETLYEIGGFAIRFFSREMVRACAGGGMAVEAMDHFQEGSAALDIFAACLRRTGAAWDPRAEVRLQEAFSEAHCDSGMLEGKGAG, from the coding sequence ATGCTGGAGCGCCTTCATGGCAGTCGCAAAGGTATGCAGGACCAGCGCAAACGTTGGGACGAAGCATTCGCGGAAAGAGACTTTTTCGGTCCGGGCGCGAGCCCGTTCGGCCAGTGGGCATTGAGCAGAATGCGCGGCCTGACCCCCGGCACGGTGCTCGATCTGGGCACTGGCCAGGGCAGGGACGCCTTGGCGTTCGCCGATCACGGCCTGGAAGTAACGGCGCTGGACTACTCGGCTCCCGGTCTCAGACAGCTTGCCGACGAGGCTGAACGGCAGGGCATGAGTTCCATGATAACCACGCTGCAGCACGATCTGAACGAACCAATGCCGTTTCCGGACGAATCGTTCGGCGCCGTGTACGCGCACATGTTGCTGTGCATGGAGTTCGACGCGGTCCAGGTCTCCGGGGTGCTGGCCGAAGTCCGCCGGGTGCTCGCACCGGACGGCCTGTTCTTGTTTTCCGTGCGTACGGTTCAGGACGCTCAATGCGGAATGGGACGGCATATCCGCGAGACGCTTTATGAAATTGGCGGATTCGCCATTCGTTTTTTCAGCAGGGAGATGGTGCGCGCCTGTGCCGGCGGCGGCATGGCCGTGGAGGCAATGGACCATTTCCAGGAAGGAAGCGCTGCGCTGGATATATTCGCGGCCTGTCTGCGCAGAACCGGGGCCGCATGGGATCCCCGGGCCGAGGTGCGGCTGCAGGAGGCCTTCAGCGAAGCGCATTGCGACAGCGGTATGTTGGAAGGCAAGGGCGCCGGCTGA
- a CDS encoding cytochrome c3 family protein, with protein MRKTLFYILLPLALVLAVSLPGLMAAEVPCEIEIAPDSDANPLFPSVTFSHDVHADLQCADCHHMFEGSGTIDSCRMCHMDRDPDYRTDSMSYYFAWHGRSEVSCFGCHYAKKNRKEEHGPIKCFNSGCHPK; from the coding sequence ATGCGCAAGACGCTTTTCTACATTTTGCTTCCGTTGGCCCTTGTTCTGGCTGTTTCTTTGCCTGGCCTGATGGCCGCCGAGGTGCCCTGTGAAATCGAGATCGCGCCCGACAGCGACGCCAACCCGCTCTTCCCCTCGGTCACTTTCTCGCACGATGTGCACGCCGACCTCCAGTGTGCCGACTGCCACCACATGTTCGAGGGCTCCGGCACCATAGACAGCTGCCGGATGTGCCACATGGACCGCGACCCCGATTATCGTACGGACAGCATGTCCTACTATTTTGCATGGCACGGCCGCTCCGAGGTTTCCTGCTTCGGATGCCACTATGCCAAGAAGAATCGCAAGGAGGAGCACGGTCCGATCAAGTGCTTCAACTCCGGTTGCCATCCCAAATAG
- a CDS encoding cytochrome c3 family protein: MKKSVLVAIVSALAVLAMSLPSLFAFEVPEEIIITVPEGEEPLEKFPEVSFSHSAHADISCAQCHHMFEGCGEIMSCRDCHMSRDSRKDPSSFFAAWHAQSDISCLGCHRGMKAEGKETGPVACMTECHPQK, from the coding sequence ATGAAGAAGTCGGTTCTTGTCGCAATCGTGAGCGCTCTCGCGGTACTGGCCATGAGCTTGCCGAGTTTGTTCGCCTTCGAAGTGCCTGAAGAGATAATCATCACAGTGCCAGAAGGTGAGGAGCCGCTCGAAAAGTTCCCGGAAGTGTCGTTCAGCCATTCGGCCCATGCAGATATCAGCTGCGCGCAGTGCCACCACATGTTTGAGGGCTGCGGAGAGATAATGTCCTGCCGCGACTGCCACATGAGTCGCGACAGCCGTAAGGATCCTTCCTCCTTCTTCGCTGCCTGGCACGCCCAAAGCGACATCAGCTGCCTGGGTTGCCACCGCGGCATGAAAGCCGAGGGCAAGGAGACCGGACCGGTCGCCTGCATGACGGAATGCCATCCGCAAAAGTAA
- a CDS encoding bifunctional nucleoside/nucleotide kinase/histidine phosphatase family protein codes for MTAKPSLPSAEKLYIAMVGLPAMGKSVIAYKLQDNLRNMGVAAKVFNNGEVRRRLFPENTSHAEFYNPDNAALVALREDIALINMYDAKDFLNEEGGSIAILDATNISAPRRRKIIAHLSDHPILFVECRNPDPDLYAASVARKTKLSEFAHLSTEEALASFEARIRHYRSIYCPLDSDGSGTDGCPPGEKRPEEYVIVDSLNHRIIKEHLTKEPPYYSLLRDLLVSDWVKGLCLVRHGETEFNRESRIGGNPRLTDKGIQQARSLAARFRDKHISCVVTSTLRRTREMADILLEGRPEVERHALREFDEINAGECDSMTYDEVRRLRPGIWESRKTDKYHAPYPGGESYASMKDRVERGVKKALYLSGNAENLVIIGHQAVNRMILSHFLFRREEDVPYVFIPQDRYFHIVSTQSRKLVELLPFQS; via the coding sequence ATGACTGCAAAACCATCCCTCCCTTCAGCGGAAAAGCTCTATATCGCCATGGTCGGTCTGCCCGCCATGGGCAAATCCGTCATCGCCTATAAGTTGCAAGACAACCTACGCAACATGGGCGTTGCTGCGAAGGTCTTCAACAATGGGGAGGTACGGCGCCGTCTTTTCCCCGAAAATACTTCCCATGCCGAGTTCTACAATCCGGACAACGCCGCCCTCGTTGCTCTGCGCGAAGACATCGCGCTCATCAACATGTACGACGCCAAAGACTTTCTGAACGAGGAAGGCGGCAGCATCGCCATTCTGGACGCAACCAACATCAGTGCTCCACGACGACGCAAAATCATCGCTCATCTCTCGGACCACCCCATCCTCTTCGTGGAATGCCGCAATCCGGACCCGGACCTTTACGCAGCCTCGGTGGCGCGCAAGACCAAACTCTCGGAGTTCGCGCACCTGTCAACTGAAGAAGCCCTTGCCAGCTTTGAGGCCCGCATACGCCACTACCGCTCCATCTATTGCCCGCTGGACTCGGACGGCTCAGGTACGGATGGGTGCCCACCCGGTGAGAAACGGCCTGAAGAGTACGTCATCGTCGATTCGCTCAACCACCGCATCATAAAGGAACACCTCACCAAAGAGCCGCCCTACTACAGCCTGCTTCGGGATCTCCTCGTCTCGGACTGGGTCAAAGGGCTCTGCCTCGTGCGTCACGGCGAAACCGAGTTCAACCGCGAAAGCCGCATCGGCGGCAACCCCCGCCTCACGGACAAGGGCATTCAACAGGCCCGTTCCCTCGCGGCCCGATTCCGTGACAAGCACATCTCCTGCGTTGTCACCTCCACCCTGCGCCGCACCAGGGAAATGGCCGATATACTGCTCGAAGGACGGCCGGAAGTGGAGCGGCACGCCCTCAGGGAGTTCGATGAGATAAACGCCGGCGAATGCGACAGCATGACCTACGACGAAGTCCGGCGGCTCAGGCCCGGAATATGGGAGTCACGCAAAACAGACAAGTACCACGCACCCTATCCCGGCGGCGAAAGTTACGCTTCCATGAAGGATCGGGTGGAGCGCGGCGTCAAGAAAGCGCTGTATCTCTCCGGCAATGCGGAAAACCTGGTCATCATCGGTCACCAGGCTGTGAACCGCATGATCCTCTCGCACTTCCTGTTCCGCCGCGAGGAGGACGTACCCTACGTCTTCATCCCGCAGGACCGCTACTTCCACATCGTCTCTACACAGAGCCGTAAACTCGTGGAACTGCTGCCGTTTCAGAGCTAG
- a CDS encoding KdsC family phosphatase encodes MVFDVDGVLTDGGLYYDANGQYAKRFDVQDGLGIKAAQAVGLNLAVITGLDSRAVYNRVSELDIEEYVAGRVEKASAFEAICDRFDVTPEQAAYVGDDWVDAGPMRLAGLPMAVPNAQPEILRLAMHVLSRPGGRGAVREAIRLVLFCQGCLNGELESWRRGEALGRSSSEGEKS; translated from the coding sequence ATGGTTTTCGATGTGGACGGCGTGCTTACCGATGGCGGCCTATACTACGACGCAAACGGGCAGTACGCCAAACGGTTCGACGTGCAGGATGGCCTGGGCATCAAGGCAGCCCAGGCCGTGGGACTGAATCTGGCCGTGATCACTGGTCTGGACTCCAGGGCCGTGTACAACCGCGTGTCCGAACTGGACATCGAGGAGTACGTGGCCGGCAGGGTGGAAAAGGCTTCCGCTTTCGAGGCCATATGCGACCGTTTCGACGTCACGCCGGAGCAGGCGGCCTATGTGGGCGACGACTGGGTGGATGCCGGCCCCATGCGGCTGGCCGGCCTGCCCATGGCCGTGCCCAACGCCCAGCCGGAAATCCTGCGCCTCGCCATGCACGTGCTGTCGCGTCCCGGCGGCCGCGGCGCCGTGCGGGAGGCAATCCGCCTGGTGCTCTTCTGCCAGGGCTGCCTGAACGGAGAGTTGGAAAGCTGGCGCCGTGGCGAGGCACTGGGACGGTCTTCGTCCGAGGGTGAAAAAAGCTGA
- a CDS encoding CTP synthase: MRTKFIFITGGVLSSLGKGLAAASIGALLETRGLKVTIMKLDPYINVDPGTMNPFQHGEVYVTEDGAETDLDLGHYERYLDVFMSKANNCTSGSIYNTVITKERRGDYLGGTVQVIPHVTDQIKESVLSLASDDLDVVIVEIGGTVGDIEGLPFLEAIRQMRGDVGKENVLYIHLTLVPYIKAAGELKTKPTQHSVKELRSIGIQPDIILCRAEVDVDQSLRRKIALFCNVDADAVFAAVDVESIYEVPLKFYEEGIDQKIAIMLKLPAKNPHLAPWTRLVDKLKNPAGRVSIGIVGKYVELKEAYKSLHEALVHGGVANDVAVELVYVNSEEITGRNVAARLKNLDGILVPGGFGNRGIPGKLQAIRYARENKIPFFGICLGMQCAVIEFAQHVMNLPADSQEFDPNTKDPVIYLMTEWYDFRRQVTEKRDELSDKGGTMRLGAYPCVLKEGTKAFEAYETAEISERHRHRYEFNKAYFDKFVESGMVFSGLSPDETLVEIVELPDHPWFVGCQFHPEFKSNPMRPHPLFREFIKAAKEHKG; the protein is encoded by the coding sequence ATGCGCACGAAATTCATTTTCATCACGGGAGGGGTGTTGTCCTCCCTGGGCAAAGGGCTCGCCGCCGCGTCCATCGGCGCGCTTCTTGAAACTCGCGGGCTCAAAGTCACGATCATGAAGCTCGATCCGTACATCAACGTGGACCCCGGAACCATGAACCCGTTTCAGCACGGCGAGGTCTACGTGACCGAAGACGGCGCCGAGACCGACCTGGACCTGGGCCATTACGAGCGCTACCTGGACGTGTTCATGTCCAAGGCGAACAACTGCACGTCCGGTTCCATATACAATACGGTTATCACCAAGGAACGCCGCGGCGACTACCTGGGCGGCACGGTGCAGGTCATTCCGCACGTGACCGATCAGATCAAGGAATCCGTGCTGTCGCTCGCGAGCGACGACCTCGACGTGGTCATCGTGGAAATAGGCGGCACGGTAGGCGACATCGAGGGCCTGCCGTTTCTGGAAGCCATTCGCCAGATGCGCGGCGACGTGGGCAAGGAAAACGTCCTCTACATCCATCTCACGCTCGTGCCGTACATCAAAGCTGCCGGCGAACTGAAGACCAAGCCCACGCAGCACAGCGTCAAGGAACTGCGGTCCATCGGCATTCAGCCGGACATCATTCTGTGCCGGGCCGAGGTGGACGTGGACCAGAGCCTGCGGCGCAAGATCGCCCTGTTCTGCAACGTTGATGCGGACGCGGTGTTCGCCGCGGTGGACGTGGAGAGCATCTACGAGGTGCCGCTGAAGTTTTACGAGGAGGGCATTGACCAGAAAATCGCGATCATGCTCAAGCTACCGGCCAAAAATCCGCACCTGGCGCCGTGGACCAGGCTGGTGGACAAGCTGAAGAATCCCGCAGGGCGGGTTTCCATCGGCATTGTCGGGAAATACGTGGAGCTCAAGGAGGCTTACAAGAGCCTGCACGAAGCCCTGGTGCACGGCGGCGTGGCCAATGATGTGGCCGTGGAGTTGGTGTACGTGAACTCTGAGGAAATCACGGGGCGGAATGTGGCCGCCAGACTCAAGAACCTGGACGGCATCCTGGTTCCGGGCGGTTTCGGCAACCGCGGCATTCCCGGCAAGCTCCAGGCCATACGCTACGCTCGCGAAAACAAGATCCCCTTCTTCGGAATCTGCCTGGGCATGCAGTGCGCAGTCATCGAGTTCGCGCAGCATGTGATGAACCTGCCGGCGGATTCGCAGGAGTTCGATCCGAACACCAAGGACCCGGTCATCTACCTGATGACGGAATGGTATGACTTCCGCCGCCAGGTCACGGAGAAGCGCGACGAGTTGTCGGACAAGGGCGGCACCATGCGTCTCGGCGCGTATCCCTGCGTGCTCAAGGAAGGGACCAAGGCCTTTGAAGCCTACGAGACGGCGGAGATCAGCGAACGCCACCGCCACCGCTACGAGTTCAACAAGGCGTACTTCGACAAGTTCGTTGAAAGCGGCATGGTCTTTTCCGGGCTATCGCCGGATGAGACTCTGGTGGAGATCGTGGAATTGCCGGACCATCCGTGGTTCGTTGGTTGCCAGTTCCACCCGGAATTCAAGTCCAATCCCATGCGGCCGCATCCTCTGTTCCGGGAGTTCATCAAAGCCGCCAAAGAACACAAGGGGTAG
- a CDS encoding phosphoribosylformylglycinamidine synthase subunit PurQ: MARVKVIVITGYGTNCEMESAHAARLAGADEVDIVYFSDLAAGRVRVDNYNFCVFPGGFLDGDDLGAAQAAALRWRHATVAGERILDQLLALLDSGGLALGICNGFQLLVKLGLLPCLDGMRLERQVSLSINDSARFEDRWVSLKAEPKSPCIFTKGLDRLEFPVRHGEGKIVAASDAILDGIEQSNLVALRYVDPLSGVPTQEYPFNPNGSPNAIAGLTDPTGRILGLMPHPEAYNDPTNHPRYTRARTQQDELPPLGTVIFDNAVAYLRNN, from the coding sequence ATGGCCCGCGTCAAGGTCATCGTCATTACCGGATACGGCACCAACTGTGAAATGGAATCCGCCCATGCCGCCAGACTCGCCGGCGCCGACGAGGTGGACATCGTCTACTTCTCGGACCTCGCAGCCGGACGCGTCCGCGTGGACAACTACAACTTCTGCGTGTTTCCGGGCGGCTTCCTGGACGGCGACGACCTCGGCGCCGCCCAGGCCGCAGCGCTGCGCTGGCGCCACGCCACAGTGGCAGGCGAACGCATTCTGGACCAACTACTCGCCCTGCTCGACTCGGGAGGACTGGCGCTGGGTATCTGCAACGGGTTTCAACTGCTGGTCAAGCTCGGCTTGCTGCCCTGCCTGGACGGCATGCGCCTGGAACGCCAGGTAAGCCTGTCCATCAATGATTCCGCACGCTTCGAAGATCGCTGGGTATCCCTGAAGGCCGAGCCCAAATCGCCCTGCATCTTCACAAAGGGGCTGGACCGCCTCGAATTCCCGGTGCGCCATGGCGAGGGCAAGATCGTCGCCGCATCGGACGCCATCCTTGACGGCATCGAGCAATCCAACCTCGTGGCCTTGCGCTATGTGGACCCGCTTTCCGGCGTGCCCACCCAGGAGTACCCATTCAATCCGAACGGCTCGCCCAACGCCATCGCCGGCCTCACCGACCCCACGGGCCGCATCCTCGGCCTCATGCCCCATCCCGAGGCCTACAACGATCCAACCAACCATCCTCGCTACACCCGCGCCCGCACCCAGCAAGACGAACTGCCGCCTCTGGGCACCGTCATTTTCGATAATGCGGTGGCGTATCTGCGGAACAACTGA
- the tadA gene encoding tRNA adenosine(34) deaminase TadA, translating to MTEVFSFPESSGLRSWEDVMRLALEQARRAEMEGEVPIGAVVVSAEGRIVGRGRNRPIAAQDPTAHAEIEALRDAALEVGNYRLPETILAVTLEPCLMCMGAMVHARVGRLVYGAGDPKTGAAGSCMDAAALPFLNHRMKVTGGVLADECGELLRRFFKSRR from the coding sequence ATGACGGAAGTGTTTTCATTCCCTGAATCGTCGGGCCTGCGCTCCTGGGAAGACGTCATGCGCCTCGCCCTGGAACAGGCTCGACGCGCAGAGATGGAAGGAGAGGTGCCCATTGGAGCCGTGGTTGTCTCTGCGGAGGGACGCATAGTCGGCCGCGGCCGCAACCGCCCCATCGCAGCCCAGGACCCTACGGCCCACGCCGAGATCGAAGCCCTGCGCGATGCGGCGCTGGAGGTGGGCAACTATCGGTTGCCGGAAACGATCCTCGCCGTCACCCTGGAGCCGTGCCTCATGTGCATGGGCGCCATGGTCCATGCGCGGGTGGGCCGCCTCGTGTATGGCGCTGGCGACCCGAAAACAGGCGCTGCCGGCTCCTGCATGGACGCCGCTGCCCTGCCCTTCCTCAACCATCGCATGAAGGTCACAGGCGGCGTGCTCGCCGATGAATGTGGCGAATTGCTGCGCCGGTTTTTCAAGTCCCGACGGTAA